In uncultured Cohaesibacter sp., a genomic segment contains:
- a CDS encoding glycine betaine/L-proline ABC transporter ATP-binding protein, producing MKVRNVSKLFNDESGEGWKRVQQGQSKEQIFRETGVTVGINNVSFEVNEGEIFVIMGLSGSGKSTLVRTLNGLIPSSAGEIWIDDVDVASCSKEELRKVRREKCCMVFQHFALFPHKTVLDNVAFGLKVNGVAKEERYRIALESLEKVGLDAHADSYPGELSGGMQQRVGLARGLANNPEILLMDEPFGALDPLIRREMQDELVVLQRELKKTIIFITHDLNEALLLGDRIAIMKDGAFVQVGTAQDIVSQPADAYVKAFVADIDRSRVYTASDIAEDASRVPMTAKVSDAIAAMDRTQTEIIHVVKDGVPAGLLTRADVEKARPSARVMDIMHAHPPTVPQDAYLNEIYSEAQTGMPLAVTDDDGKLVGVVSAETIFEHLAADDESGEDSITSAAI from the coding sequence ATGAAAGTTAGGAACGTTTCCAAGCTCTTTAATGATGAGAGCGGAGAAGGCTGGAAGCGCGTTCAGCAGGGACAGAGCAAAGAGCAGATCTTTCGCGAAACCGGCGTCACCGTCGGCATCAACAATGTCAGCTTCGAGGTCAACGAAGGCGAGATCTTCGTGATCATGGGTCTATCCGGATCCGGCAAGTCCACACTGGTTCGCACCCTGAATGGCCTCATCCCCTCCTCGGCAGGCGAGATCTGGATCGACGATGTCGATGTAGCCTCCTGCAGCAAGGAAGAGCTTCGAAAGGTTCGGCGTGAGAAATGTTGCATGGTATTCCAGCATTTCGCGCTTTTCCCCCACAAGACCGTTCTGGACAATGTCGCCTTTGGCCTCAAGGTCAATGGCGTTGCCAAGGAAGAACGCTACAGGATTGCGCTTGAATCCCTCGAAAAGGTTGGCCTCGATGCGCATGCAGACAGCTATCCCGGCGAGCTTTCGGGCGGCATGCAACAGCGCGTCGGGTTGGCGCGCGGGCTGGCCAACAATCCTGAAATCCTGTTGATGGACGAGCCATTCGGCGCGCTTGATCCGCTGATTCGCCGCGAAATGCAGGATGAGCTGGTGGTGCTTCAGCGCGAATTGAAGAAAACCATCATCTTCATCACCCACGACCTCAATGAGGCGCTGCTGCTTGGGGATCGCATCGCGATCATGAAGGACGGAGCCTTCGTTCAGGTGGGCACCGCGCAGGATATTGTTTCACAGCCAGCGGATGCCTATGTGAAGGCCTTCGTGGCCGATATCGACCGCAGCCGCGTCTATACCGCTTCGGATATTGCCGAGGATGCATCCCGTGTGCCGATGACCGCCAAGGTGTCCGACGCCATCGCGGCCATGGACCGCACCCAGACCGAGATCATTCATGTGGTCAAGGACGGGGTTCCGGCCGGGCTCCTGACCCGCGCAGACGTGGAGAAGGCCCGCCCCTCGGCCCGCGTCATGGACATCATGCATGCCCATCCGCCAACGGTGCCACAGGATGCCTATCTCAACGAAATCTATTCCGAAGCGCAAACCGGCATGCCGCTGGCCGTGACCGACGATGATGGCAAACTGGTTGGCGTTGTTTCCGCCGAAACCATTTTCGAGCATCTGGCAGCAGATGACGAAAGCGGCGAAGACAGCATCACCAGCGCAGCAATATGA
- a CDS encoding TRAP transporter small permease subunit, with product MASSLTQTYLRWTAKLSNATEYLAVAIFAGIVLVNFMAVGARYVLADPIGWSEEALRYAIVWAVYLVAGATFRHGEQMMIDLIVIIPSDRIKRIAALLSLLTTLALAAIVVLLGIPFLMDTGQVSPSMRLPMWIPYASVVAGYLMIAIQAIAGYIEQPVLGSKETAQ from the coding sequence ATGGCATCTTCACTGACGCAGACCTATCTGCGCTGGACAGCCAAGCTGTCGAACGCCACGGAATATCTGGCTGTGGCGATATTTGCCGGGATCGTGCTGGTCAATTTCATGGCCGTTGGCGCCCGCTATGTGCTCGCTGATCCGATCGGCTGGAGCGAGGAAGCTCTTCGCTATGCCATTGTCTGGGCGGTCTATCTGGTCGCTGGCGCGACTTTCCGTCATGGTGAGCAGATGATGATCGATCTGATCGTTATCATCCCCTCTGACCGGATCAAGCGGATCGCGGCACTTCTGTCTCTGCTGACCACGCTTGCTCTGGCGGCAATTGTTGTGCTTCTCGGCATCCCCTTCCTCATGGATACCGGGCAGGTTTCCCCCTCTATGCGCCTACCGATGTGGATCCCCTACGCCTCGGTCGTGGCGGGATATCTGATGATCGCAATACAGGCCATCGCCGGCTATATCGAACAGCCCGTCCTTGGCAGCAAGGAGACGGCACAATGA
- the proX gene encoding glycine betaine/L-proline ABC transporter substrate-binding protein ProX: protein MAKAIRKFAAAAALTGAVLIAASPSFAAEPGEGVTIKMGQATWDTGWFHSEIYSQLFQKLGYKVDGPTTLDVPAFYQSVAFGDLDLWVNGWFPLHDTYKPAFEGSASVVGAVAEKGALQGYLVDKAAADEFGIKSLDDFKRPEVKEAFDRNGDGKADLVACPPGWGCEIKISEHMKDYELEDAINPIKAGYSASMADAVASYEAGEHILFYTWTPNWTVNELQPGKDVMWINVPEREGVETAPAVTGLDTCVSDPCSMGFAAADINPVANNAFLEKNPAVKALLEEVRIPVEDIYAQNAAMNAGDDDVKAQATAWIEKHQDDVNKWLDDARAAAK, encoded by the coding sequence ATGGCAAAGGCTATTCGTAAATTTGCAGCAGCTGCCGCCCTCACCGGCGCAGTTCTGATCGCGGCTTCCCCTTCCTTCGCAGCAGAGCCCGGAGAGGGCGTGACCATCAAAATGGGTCAGGCCACCTGGGATACCGGCTGGTTCCATTCCGAAATCTACAGCCAATTGTTCCAGAAGCTGGGCTACAAGGTTGATGGTCCGACCACCCTTGATGTTCCGGCCTTCTATCAGTCCGTCGCCTTTGGCGATCTTGATCTTTGGGTCAATGGCTGGTTCCCGCTGCATGACACCTACAAGCCAGCCTTCGAAGGTAGCGCTTCCGTCGTGGGTGCGGTTGCCGAGAAGGGTGCCTTGCAGGGCTATCTCGTCGACAAGGCTGCGGCTGATGAATTCGGCATCAAGTCGCTTGACGATTTCAAGCGTCCTGAAGTCAAGGAAGCCTTCGATCGCAATGGCGATGGCAAGGCCGATCTGGTTGCCTGCCCTCCGGGCTGGGGTTGCGAGATCAAGATTTCCGAGCATATGAAAGATTATGAACTGGAGGATGCCATCAACCCGATCAAGGCTGGTTATTCCGCTTCCATGGCCGATGCCGTGGCTTCCTATGAGGCCGGTGAGCATATCCTGTTCTACACATGGACCCCGAACTGGACCGTGAATGAATTGCAGCCTGGCAAGGATGTGATGTGGATCAACGTACCGGAGCGAGAAGGCGTTGAAACGGCCCCTGCCGTTACCGGTCTGGATACCTGCGTATCGGATCCATGCTCCATGGGCTTTGCTGCTGCCGACATCAATCCGGTTGCCAACAATGCCTTCCTTGAGAAGAATCCGGCGGTCAAGGCACTGCTGGAAGAGGTCCGCATTCCGGTTGAAGATATCTATGCGCAGAATGCTGCCATGAATGCTGGCGATGACGATGTCAAGGCTCAGGCAACCGCCTGGATCGAGAAGCATCAGGACGATGTCAACAAATGGCTTGATGACGCGCGCGCTGCTGCGAAATAA
- a CDS encoding TRAP transporter substrate-binding protein, protein MKHSVKLLAGVAAVALSAMLSFSAQAETLRFATTLPEADNPETHAMKAFEQYVEFHTNGEIDVQLLHGGVGGDREILESVRNNIFQMTATTDGALASFYPGVQVFSMPYLFRSTRHAVEFMKNAPVMDDFVADVEKEAGLRIIGFAADGFRNFVNNKHPIKTPADVEGLKLRSMESPVMIALMKSLGAAPTPIPFPESAMAIRQGVVDGGENPPSTVINGGWGEVIKYMSLDEHIFSAVFAYANPAFLDGLSAQNRAAVLDGVDLYTTIMLSGKGQGYLTDTQRIRDMGVEVYVNSPEEKKAFGEKAQKPVREFLAKELGQDYVDSFLAAVSKSEADLYGE, encoded by the coding sequence ATGAAACACTCAGTCAAACTGCTGGCCGGTGTTGCCGCTGTAGCGCTATCTGCAATGCTGTCATTTTCCGCTCAGGCCGAAACCCTGCGCTTTGCAACAACATTGCCAGAGGCCGATAATCCCGAAACCCACGCTATGAAGGCTTTCGAGCAATATGTGGAATTCCACACCAACGGCGAAATCGATGTACAGCTGTTGCATGGTGGTGTTGGTGGCGACCGCGAAATTCTGGAAAGCGTGCGCAACAATATCTTTCAGATGACGGCCACGACGGATGGAGCGCTTGCTTCCTTCTATCCCGGTGTTCAGGTCTTCTCGATGCCATATCTGTTCCGTTCGACCCGCCATGCGGTTGAATTCATGAAGAACGCCCCGGTCATGGACGATTTCGTGGCCGATGTCGAAAAGGAGGCCGGTCTGCGCATTATCGGGTTTGCTGCCGACGGTTTCCGCAACTTCGTCAATAACAAGCATCCGATCAAAACCCCTGCCGACGTGGAAGGCCTGAAACTGCGTTCCATGGAAAGCCCGGTCATGATCGCCCTGATGAAAAGTCTGGGTGCCGCGCCGACGCCGATCCCGTTCCCGGAAAGCGCGATGGCCATTCGGCAGGGCGTGGTTGACGGCGGCGAAAACCCGCCATCCACGGTTATCAATGGCGGTTGGGGCGAAGTCATCAAATATATGTCGCTGGATGAGCATATCTTCTCGGCCGTGTTTGCCTATGCCAATCCTGCCTTCCTTGACGGGCTGAGTGCACAGAACCGGGCTGCCGTGCTCGATGGCGTGGATCTCTACACAACCATCATGCTTTCGGGCAAAGGGCAGGGCTATCTGACCGACACCCAGCGCATCAGGGATATGGGCGTGGAAGTCTATGTCAACTCGCCTGAAGAGAAGAAGGCATTCGGTGAAAAGGCGCAGAAGCCGGTGCGTGAATTTCTCGCCAAGGAACTGGGTCAAGACTATGTCGACAGCTTCCTTGCGGCCGTTTCAAAAAGTGAAGCAGACCTCTACGGCGAATAA
- a CDS encoding ABC transporter permease, with translation MIEITPRETVAYKARIAAYIMALVMGFACTSLLIWLSGASVAEGFSALFEGAVGSREAMLQSLVAATPLIFTGLATVIAYRAEVWSIGQEGQVFAGAMSGYFASLYLGDCPMLVAVPVIIIAAMIGGAALGMLCGWLKSRFAVNEIISTVMLNYVVVYFLSYLLAGGPWTAAGSTSYHQTALLADNFHLPLISSEAKLHVGFLLAIVATLLCWAILKFTPFGFEIRALGANPTALRFKGVNVARTILIVMAISGALSALAGVSEIFGVNYRLKSDVLTGLGFTGIIVGMIGGLNPLGALVAALLFGALENGSLYMSVLSDIPPALVPAMQGILLLFFLSASVIVRYRVRIRRAKHV, from the coding sequence ATGATCGAGATCACACCACGCGAAACGGTTGCCTACAAGGCGCGCATCGCCGCCTATATAATGGCGCTGGTGATGGGCTTTGCCTGCACGTCTCTTCTTATCTGGTTGAGTGGCGCCAGCGTTGCCGAGGGCTTCTCGGCGCTGTTCGAGGGCGCTGTCGGGTCCAGAGAAGCCATGTTGCAAAGCCTTGTGGCCGCAACGCCGCTGATCTTTACCGGCCTTGCCACCGTCATCGCCTATCGTGCCGAGGTCTGGAGCATCGGTCAGGAAGGGCAGGTCTTTGCCGGTGCCATGAGCGGCTATTTCGCCTCGCTCTATCTGGGCGATTGCCCGATGCTGGTTGCCGTACCCGTGATCATCATCGCTGCCATGATCGGCGGCGCGGCGCTGGGCATGCTCTGCGGCTGGCTCAAGAGCCGCTTCGCTGTCAATGAAATCATCTCCACGGTCATGCTCAATTATGTCGTGGTCTATTTCCTCTCCTATCTGCTGGCCGGAGGCCCATGGACGGCAGCTGGCTCGACCTCCTATCACCAGACGGCCCTGCTGGCGGACAATTTCCACCTGCCGCTGATCAGCTCTGAGGCCAAACTGCATGTCGGTTTTCTGCTGGCCATAGTGGCCACCCTGCTGTGCTGGGCGATTTTGAAATTCACGCCCTTCGGCTTTGAAATCCGTGCGCTGGGGGCCAACCCCACGGCGCTGCGCTTCAAGGGTGTCAATGTCGCCCGCACCATCCTCATCGTCATGGCCATCAGCGGAGCCCTTTCGGCGCTGGCTGGCGTATCGGAGATTTTCGGCGTCAATTACCGCCTCAAGAGCGATGTTCTGACCGGCCTTGGCTTTACCGGCATCATTGTCGGCATGATTGGCGGGCTCAATCCGCTTGGAGCCCTTGTCGCGGCGCTGCTGTTTGGCGCGCTGGAAAATGGCTCGCTCTATATGAGCGTCCTCTCCGACATCCCGCCAGCGCTGGTGCCTGCCATGCAGGGTATTCTGCTGCTGTTTTTCCTCAGCGCATCTGTCATTGTCCGTTATCGCGTCCGCATCCGGAGGGCCAAACATGTCTGA
- a CDS encoding XRE family transcriptional regulator: MSENKFVQAVAAHLKAIREQRNLSLDDVASLTGISQGTLTQIEHVEISPTISELWQIASGLETSFSAFLDQNSDPEESPTFPNDPNMKIVPIFTFSKAVNFEIHEITLTNHHRQMSKPHAHGVIESIIVIKGELEILSDGHWQSVNEGGTFRFFADQPHGYRAVSRMVVFQDIISY, encoded by the coding sequence GTGTCAGAAAACAAGTTCGTACAAGCCGTTGCCGCCCATCTCAAGGCAATCAGAGAGCAGAGAAATCTCAGTCTTGATGACGTTGCCAGCCTGACCGGGATCTCGCAAGGCACGTTGACGCAAATCGAGCATGTGGAAATCAGCCCGACCATCTCAGAACTGTGGCAGATCGCATCGGGGTTGGAGACCTCCTTTTCGGCCTTTCTGGACCAGAATTCCGATCCGGAAGAAAGCCCGACCTTCCCGAATGATCCGAACATGAAAATCGTTCCGATCTTCACCTTCAGCAAGGCGGTGAATTTCGAGATTCATGAAATCACCCTGACCAATCATCACCGCCAGATGTCAAAGCCCCACGCCCATGGGGTCATCGAGAGTATCATCGTCATCAAGGGTGAGTTGGAGATTTTGTCCGACGGCCACTGGCAAAGCGTCAATGAAGGCGGCACCTTCCGCTTTTTTGCCGACCAGCCCCATGGTTACAGGGCAGTGAGCAGAATGGTCGTGTTTCAGGATATTATCAGCTACTGA
- the ade gene encoding adenine deaminase, with protein sequence MPIPSWSELAPQLVDVAMGRRMADSVIRKGKWVNVHTGEIIPDTDVAISGGRIAFVGPDASHAIGEDTKVIEANGRYMVPGLCDGHMHVESGMITVSEFARAVIPNGTTSMFIDPHEIANVLGLKGVKVMHDDAANMPINIQVQVPSCVPSAPGLENAGAEITVDDVKEALTWPQICGLGEMMNFPGVAMGDAKMLGEIAATQDAGKTVGGHFPTPELGLMFHGYVAGGPADDHEGTRKEDAIARARQGMRPMMRLGSAWYDVAEQVKAITEDGLDPRSFILCTDDSHSGTIINDGHMSRVVRHAIAQGLKPVTAIQMATLNTAQHFGMDRDIGSITPGRRADIILTSDLPSLPIELVMAQGEVLAENGQLLIDIPEANYPDFCRNTVHLGKKLAADDFDIFAPEGANQVRARVIGVIENQAPTKALERTLSVERGLVQMDAEGDVCQIALVERHRGTGGVVNGFVSGFGYNKPCAVASTVAHDSHHMIVVGTSKQDMAAAANHLGKVGGGLTVFSEGKELATVELAIAGLMSEERAEIVAQKATKLVEAMAACGCTLNNANMQHSLLGLVVIPEIRISDVGLVDVTKFQTVELFL encoded by the coding sequence ATGCCTATTCCATCATGGAGCGAACTTGCCCCTCAACTGGTTGATGTGGCCATGGGTCGGCGTATGGCCGACAGCGTCATCCGCAAGGGCAAATGGGTCAATGTCCATACCGGCGAAATCATCCCCGATACAGATGTGGCCATCTCGGGCGGGCGCATTGCCTTTGTCGGGCCAGATGCCAGCCATGCCATTGGCGAGGATACAAAGGTCATCGAGGCCAATGGCCGCTATATGGTGCCGGGCCTTTGCGATGGGCATATGCATGTCGAGAGCGGCATGATCACGGTCAGCGAATTTGCCCGTGCGGTCATTCCCAATGGCACTACATCGATGTTCATCGATCCGCACGAGATTGCCAATGTGCTGGGCCTGAAGGGCGTCAAGGTGATGCATGACGATGCTGCCAACATGCCGATCAATATTCAGGTTCAGGTGCCTTCCTGTGTGCCGTCTGCTCCGGGCTTGGAAAATGCCGGGGCTGAAATCACCGTCGATGACGTCAAGGAAGCCCTGACCTGGCCGCAGATTTGCGGATTGGGCGAAATGATGAATTTCCCCGGCGTCGCCATGGGAGACGCCAAGATGCTCGGTGAGATCGCGGCCACGCAGGATGCGGGCAAGACCGTCGGCGGGCATTTCCCGACGCCGGAACTGGGACTGATGTTCCATGGCTATGTGGCTGGCGGTCCGGCCGATGACCATGAAGGCACCCGCAAGGAAGATGCCATTGCCCGCGCCCGTCAGGGCATGCGGCCAATGATGCGCCTCGGCTCGGCATGGTATGACGTGGCCGAACAGGTCAAGGCCATCACCGAAGACGGGCTCGATCCTCGCAGCTTCATTCTCTGCACCGATGACAGCCATTCGGGTACCATCATCAATGATGGTCACATGAGTCGCGTGGTGCGCCACGCCATCGCGCAAGGCCTGAAGCCCGTAACCGCCATCCAGATGGCAACGCTGAACACTGCCCAGCATTTCGGTATGGATCGCGATATCGGCTCCATCACGCCGGGCCGCCGCGCCGACATCATCCTGACCTCCGATCTGCCGAGCTTGCCGATCGAGCTGGTCATGGCGCAGGGGGAGGTTCTGGCGGAAAATGGTCAGCTGCTGATCGACATTCCCGAGGCAAATTATCCCGATTTTTGCCGCAACACCGTCCATCTGGGCAAGAAACTGGCCGCCGATGATTTCGACATCTTCGCCCCCGAAGGTGCCAATCAGGTTCGCGCCCGTGTGATCGGCGTGATTGAAAATCAGGCTCCGACCAAGGCGCTGGAACGCACCCTGTCCGTCGAGCGCGGTCTGGTGCAGATGGATGCTGAGGGCGATGTTTGCCAGATCGCTCTGGTCGAGCGTCATCGCGGTACCGGTGGGGTGGTCAACGGCTTCGTGTCCGGCTTTGGTTACAACAAGCCCTGCGCCGTTGCCTCAACTGTGGCCCATGACAGCCATCACATGATTGTGGTTGGCACTTCCAAGCAAGACATGGCCGCCGCAGCCAATCATCTGGGCAAGGTGGGCGGTGGCCTCACTGTCTTCTCCGAAGGCAAGGAACTGGCAACCGTCGAGCTGGCCATCGCCGGTCTGATGTCTGAGGAACGCGCCGAGATCGTCGCCCAAAAGGCCACCAAATTGGTCGAGGCCATGGCTGCCTGTGGCTGCACGCTCAACAATGCCAACATGCAGCATTCCCTGCTGGGGCTGGTGGTTATCCCTGAAATCCGCATCTCCGATGTGGGGCTGGTGGATGTGACCAAATTCCAGACGGTCGAGTTGTTTCTCTAA
- a CDS encoding ABC transporter permease has protein sequence MSELFSPEILMSIMVAAMGGATVILLAALGELVTERAGIWNMGVEGTMLVGCLIAYLVMAETGSPLLAATAAIGAGIIAGGIIGFMTVSLRVDYFVTGLGFNLLASGLTLFWFRSFVGGGKPPSYSTIDTLPIPVLSDIPVIGPILFDQHLLTYIALLCVPVIALFLRRTTFGLETRAAGENPQFLEAKGLSVSVRQYAALLFGSALTGLGGAFLMLAFADQFRPDISGGRGWLAIVAVIAGNWKPVRTMVAVLIFAILDSLAVHAQGVGVDVPYQFFLMLPYVASIGLLILIRSRSGQPAKLGVPYLRH, from the coding sequence ATGTCTGAGCTGTTCTCGCCCGAAATCCTGATGTCGATCATGGTTGCCGCCATGGGAGGCGCAACGGTTATTCTGCTGGCCGCACTTGGTGAACTGGTCACCGAGCGCGCCGGTATCTGGAACATGGGCGTGGAAGGCACCATGCTGGTGGGCTGCCTGATTGCCTATCTGGTGATGGCCGAAACCGGCTCGCCCCTGCTTGCAGCAACCGCAGCCATTGGGGCAGGCATCATAGCTGGTGGTATCATCGGCTTCATGACAGTGAGCCTTCGGGTTGATTACTTCGTCACCGGCCTTGGCTTCAATCTTCTGGCCAGCGGGCTGACCCTCTTTTGGTTCCGCAGCTTTGTCGGGGGTGGCAAGCCGCCGAGCTATTCCACCATCGACACCCTGCCGATCCCGGTGCTTTCAGACATTCCGGTCATTGGCCCGATTCTGTTCGATCAGCATCTGCTGACCTATATCGCCCTGCTCTGTGTGCCGGTGATCGCCCTTTTCCTGCGCCGCACCACCTTCGGACTGGAGACACGCGCTGCGGGCGAGAATCCGCAATTTCTTGAAGCTAAGGGACTTTCGGTTTCTGTGCGCCAATATGCGGCCTTGCTGTTCGGTTCGGCCCTGACAGGGCTTGGCGGGGCCTTTCTGATGCTGGCCTTTGCCGACCAGTTCCGCCCCGATATTTCGGGTGGGCGCGGCTGGCTGGCCATTGTCGCCGTCATTGCGGGCAACTGGAAGCCTGTGCGCACCATGGTGGCGGTGTTGATCTTTGCCATTCTTGACAGTCTTGCGGTTCATGCCCAAGGTGTCGGGGTCGATGTACCCTATCAATTCTTTCTCATGTTGCCCTATGTGGCGTCCATCGGCCTGTTGATTTTGATCCGCAGTCGGTCCGGTCAGCCTGCAAAACTGGGCGTTCCTTATCTGCGACACTGA
- a CDS encoding proline/glycine betaine ABC transporter permease, with protein MISPSDFLTIPFDDAVNSFVRGFLVPNFRPFFRALQVPVNEVLQALDGFFAWVPMLVITLVFAFVAWRVVNRTMAIATIVGFCFIDMIGLWPETMTTLSMIITSVLFCAVIGIPVGILAASSNTAWKITRPILDIMQTVPSFVYLVPIVMLFGVGMAPGIIATIIFALPPIIRMTNLGIRNVRKDLIEASESFGATYFQILWEVQIPLALRTIMAGLNQTLMLALSMVVIAALIGAGGLGLVVNTGLGRLDVGGATAGGVGIVILAIILDRITQGFAEPNKNNTSLLAVVASIFKGKPATTSDKPSA; from the coding sequence TTGATCAGCCCTTCAGACTTTCTAACAATCCCGTTTGATGACGCGGTCAACAGCTTCGTTCGCGGTTTTCTGGTGCCCAATTTCCGGCCTTTCTTCCGGGCCTTGCAGGTGCCGGTGAATGAAGTGCTTCAGGCGCTGGATGGCTTCTTTGCCTGGGTGCCGATGCTGGTGATCACGCTGGTTTTCGCTTTTGTTGCCTGGCGCGTGGTCAATCGCACCATGGCAATTGCCACCATTGTCGGCTTTTGCTTCATCGACATGATCGGCCTTTGGCCCGAAACCATGACAACCCTGTCGATGATCATCACCTCGGTGCTGTTCTGCGCCGTGATCGGCATTCCTGTCGGCATTCTCGCCGCCAGCAGCAACACCGCATGGAAAATCACCCGACCGATCCTTGATATCATGCAGACGGTGCCCAGCTTCGTCTATCTGGTGCCGATCGTGATGTTGTTTGGTGTCGGCATGGCACCGGGCATCATCGCCACCATTATCTTCGCGTTGCCGCCGATCATCCGCATGACCAATCTTGGCATTCGCAATGTGCGCAAGGATTTGATTGAGGCTTCGGAATCCTTTGGGGCCACCTACTTCCAGATCCTCTGGGAAGTGCAGATTCCTCTGGCGCTGCGCACCATCATGGCTGGCCTCAACCAGACGCTGATGCTGGCCCTGTCGATGGTCGTCATTGCAGCGCTCATCGGGGCCGGAGGTCTCGGGCTGGTGGTCAATACCGGCCTTGGGCGTCTCGACGTCGGCGGCGCAACAGCCGGGGGTGTCGGCATCGTCATTCTGGCAATCATTCTGGACCGCATCACACAGGGTTTTGCGGAACCGAATAAAAACAACACATCCTTGCTTGCAGTGGTTGCCTCCATTTTCAAGGGCAAACCGGCCACCACTTCAGACAAGCCAAGCGCTTAA
- a CDS encoding GntR family transcriptional regulator has protein sequence MLKRAAYERILELLDQGALVPGTMVSQRELVEMTGATLGSIREAIPRLEADGLLQTLPKRGLMVPSLDVAFVRDAYELRLILELSAIGAAVSRIPKATFTDWIAQHEHFLEDIRANSDQDTANAMQKLDWDMHAAFIGSKQNALIAKVYRVNSVKIHMVVQSQLQVTPFNAERIAGEHLAFLRPMLSGDVSKAEKALEKHINNSLHLALGGKL, from the coding sequence ATGCTGAAACGGGCAGCCTATGAACGCATTTTGGAACTGCTTGATCAGGGCGCTCTGGTGCCGGGAACGATGGTATCGCAGCGCGAGCTTGTCGAAATGACGGGAGCAACTCTGGGCTCGATCCGGGAAGCCATTCCTCGTCTGGAGGCAGATGGCCTGCTACAGACGCTGCCCAAGCGCGGACTGATGGTGCCGTCCCTTGACGTCGCCTTCGTGCGCGATGCCTATGAATTGCGGCTCATTCTGGAACTGAGCGCAATCGGCGCTGCTGTCAGCCGCATTCCCAAGGCCACCTTTACAGACTGGATCGCACAGCACGAACATTTTCTGGAAGATATCAGAGCCAATTCCGATCAGGACACAGCCAATGCCATGCAGAAGCTGGACTGGGACATGCACGCCGCCTTCATAGGCAGCAAGCAGAATGCCCTGATCGCCAAGGTCTACCGCGTCAATTCGGTGAAGATCCACATGGTGGTCCAGTCTCAATTGCAAGTGACGCCCTTCAATGCCGAGCGGATTGCCGGTGAACATCTGGCCTTCCTGCGCCCGATGCTGTCCGGCGACGTGAGCAAGGCTGAAAAGGCACTGGAAAAGCATATCAACAATTCCCTGCATCTGGCGCTTGGTGGCAAGCTCTAG